In bacterium, a single window of DNA contains:
- a CDS encoding polysaccharide biosynthesis/export family protein — protein sequence MKRRREVRAVLGAMLTAVLLAAVVPPVLGDAYVVAPGDTMSVTVLNEPSLSGSYTVDPDGKIALPLAGSIPVEGLTLDQVTSTIAKALEPYIVKPQVTVALRTVSSRNYVYALGQVTKTGSYTMERGWTIADLIAAAGGTTSRAALTQAFILRKDQTIPVDLDALIVKGQTSANVALQPGDVIIVPETKNTVQVMGEVLHPGNYTFKAGDRVVDVISTAGGNTTNAIIKDVGVIRQDTTKKAATVIHIDLNKFYKAGDQAQNVPLLPGDIVYVPPKGTNWLQVVSQLTGFATLITIFK from the coding sequence ATGAAACGGCGCCGGGAAGTGCGCGCAGTGCTTGGAGCCATGCTGACGGCCGTGCTGCTGGCCGCGGTCGTACCACCGGTCTTGGGCGACGCATACGTGGTGGCGCCGGGAGACACCATGAGCGTCACCGTGCTCAACGAGCCGTCGTTGAGCGGTTCCTACACCGTCGATCCCGACGGGAAGATCGCGCTGCCGCTTGCCGGCAGCATCCCTGTCGAGGGACTGACGCTCGACCAGGTGACGTCGACGATCGCCAAGGCGCTTGAGCCCTACATTGTCAAGCCGCAGGTCACCGTGGCGCTGCGGACCGTGAGCTCCAGAAACTACGTGTACGCGCTCGGTCAGGTCACAAAAACGGGTTCGTATACGATGGAACGCGGCTGGACCATCGCCGACCTCATCGCGGCCGCGGGCGGGACCACGTCGAGAGCCGCGCTGACCCAGGCGTTCATCCTCAGAAAGGACCAGACGATTCCCGTCGACCTCGATGCGCTGATCGTGAAGGGGCAGACGTCCGCAAACGTGGCGCTGCAACCCGGCGACGTGATCATCGTGCCGGAGACCAAGAACACCGTGCAGGTCATGGGCGAGGTGCTCCATCCCGGCAACTACACGTTCAAGGCGGGTGATCGTGTCGTCGACGTCATCTCAACCGCCGGCGGCAATACCACAAACGCCATCATCAAGGACGTCGGCGTGATCCGGCAGGACACCACCAAGAAGGCGGCCACCGTCATTCATATCGATCTGAACAAGTTCTACAAGGCCGGCGATCAGGCCCAGAACGTACCGTTGCTGCCCGGCGACATTGTGTACGTACCGCCGAAGGGAACGAACTGGCTCCAGGTTGTGTCGCAGCTCACCGGATTCGCGACGTTGATCACGATCTTCAAGTAG
- a CDS encoding glycosyltransferase family 39 protein: MNVRSRGQASGAPCGLLWAVLAVAFIARLAAVQVFIGWHAPPAVEPAADSRIHMALVRSLLGGHGFSLFGAPTGETPPLYIFLLAGLYRLFGDPAAVRIVQGGLGAADCALLYTIGSRLFNRTTALAGAALLAVYPLAVYLSSLHLTENLFLPLLLLVVLQSIRVAERPSPAAAAVLGALIGLCALTRAAFLGFFPLVVPWAMATWGWRHPVAYRSAAVVLLGAAILILPWTVRNAMVLHTFAPVQDNGGLMFWAGNNAAADGGITWPTWRTWTATRPPDTPLYGWTGLTQGRANRLYVREALAWIHGHPRAYVRLLARKFGRLYGFTKSQDREDLRVPRPVVLCHIAVLVSAALGLVLTRRRWRSLAMLALLIVFANATVLVFSGSTRYELPMLPSLVLYAGAAASAAGARVASALRPMFAAPVLKEASPS, from the coding sequence GTGAACGTCCGCTCTCGGGGGCAGGCATCCGGCGCGCCCTGCGGCCTCTTGTGGGCCGTGCTGGCGGTGGCGTTCATCGCGCGGCTCGCCGCCGTCCAGGTATTCATCGGTTGGCATGCGCCGCCCGCGGTCGAGCCGGCCGCGGACAGCCGTATTCATATGGCGCTGGTCCGCAGCCTCCTCGGCGGGCACGGGTTCAGTTTGTTTGGGGCTCCCACGGGGGAGACGCCGCCGCTTTATATCTTTCTGCTCGCGGGGCTCTACCGGCTGTTCGGGGATCCGGCCGCCGTCCGGATTGTGCAGGGGGGGCTCGGCGCCGCCGACTGCGCCCTACTGTATACGATTGGGAGTCGATTGTTCAATCGGACCACGGCGCTTGCCGGCGCGGCGCTCCTGGCGGTGTACCCCTTGGCCGTGTACCTCTCCTCGCTGCATCTGACGGAGAATTTGTTTCTTCCGTTACTGCTGCTCGTTGTGCTGCAGAGCATCCGTGTCGCGGAGCGGCCGTCGCCAGCGGCGGCCGCGGTCCTGGGCGCGCTGATCGGCCTTTGCGCTCTCACGCGGGCGGCGTTTTTGGGATTCTTTCCGCTCGTGGTCCCGTGGGCGATGGCGACCTGGGGATGGCGCCATCCGGTGGCGTACCGTTCGGCGGCCGTCGTACTGCTCGGCGCGGCGATCTTGATTCTGCCGTGGACGGTGCGGAACGCGATGGTCCTGCATACGTTCGCGCCGGTGCAGGACAACGGCGGCCTGATGTTTTGGGCCGGCAACAACGCCGCCGCCGACGGCGGCATCACATGGCCCACCTGGCGGACGTGGACGGCGACGCGGCCCCCCGATACCCCGTTGTACGGATGGACCGGCCTTACGCAGGGCCGGGCGAACCGTCTCTACGTGCGTGAAGCGCTGGCGTGGATCCACGGGCATCCCCGCGCCTACGTTCGCCTGCTCGCCCGGAAATTCGGCCGCCTGTACGGGTTCACGAAGAGCCAGGACCGCGAGGACCTGCGCGTGCCGCGGCCCGTGGTGCTGTGTCACATCGCCGTGCTGGTCTCGGCGGCGCTGGGCCTCGTGCTGACCCGCCGGCGGTGGAGATCGCTCGCCATGCTCGCGCTGCTCATCGTGTTCGCCAACGCCACCGTGCTTGTATTCAGCGGGTCGACGCGATACGAGCTGCCGATGCTGCCGAGCCTGGTCCTGTATGCCGGCGCGGCCGCTTCTGCGGCAGGCGCGCGCGTGGCGAGCGCGCTGAGGCCGATGTTCGCCGCCCCCGTCCTGAAAGAGGCTTCGCCCTCATGA
- a CDS encoding nucleotide sugar dehydrogenase — MLEERIAAKTARVGVVGLGYVGLPLAVECARAGLTVIGVDTDAAKIAALGEGRSYNLDVGDDAIRSLVGASRLFASTGYEALQGADVVVICVPTPLTKTKDPDLSYIVEAVTACVPALRPAMLVILESTTYPGTTVEVVKPILERSGLAAGVDFALAFSPERIDPGNRAYRFRDVPKVVGGLTPACTRLAARFYGQIVERVVPVASPTLAEMVKVYENVFRNVNIALVNELTLLCDRMGLDVWDVIDAASTKPYGFVAFYPGPGVGGHCIPVDPYYLLAKAREYDFHARFIELAATVNDSMPYYVISRTHSALESRGKTIRGADVLVLGVAYKRDVADARMSPATKIIELLGKRGARVRYHDPHVPEIMLPNPGRLTSIPLTDEALTGSDCVIITTDHSAVDYDRVLARAPLILDTRNRLRRLEGRNRADHVLTL; from the coding sequence ATGTTGGAGGAGCGGATCGCCGCCAAGACGGCGCGAGTCGGCGTGGTCGGCCTGGGCTACGTAGGACTGCCGCTGGCCGTGGAGTGCGCCAGGGCCGGCCTGACCGTCATCGGCGTCGATACGGACGCCGCGAAGATCGCCGCGCTCGGCGAGGGGCGATCCTACAACTTGGACGTCGGCGATGACGCGATCCGGTCCCTGGTGGGCGCGTCGCGGTTGTTCGCGTCGACGGGCTACGAGGCGTTGCAGGGCGCGGACGTTGTCGTTATCTGCGTGCCCACGCCGCTGACCAAAACCAAGGATCCCGATCTGTCCTACATCGTTGAAGCAGTCACCGCCTGTGTGCCGGCTCTGCGTCCCGCGATGCTCGTGATCCTCGAAAGCACGACGTATCCGGGGACGACTGTCGAGGTCGTCAAGCCCATCTTGGAGCGGAGCGGACTGGCCGCCGGCGTGGATTTCGCGCTGGCCTTCTCGCCGGAACGGATCGATCCAGGCAACCGCGCGTACCGGTTTCGGGATGTGCCCAAAGTCGTCGGCGGTCTCACACCGGCGTGCACCCGCCTTGCGGCGCGATTCTACGGCCAGATCGTCGAGCGCGTCGTCCCCGTGGCGTCCCCGACGCTCGCGGAGATGGTCAAAGTGTACGAGAACGTCTTCCGCAACGTCAACATCGCGCTTGTGAACGAACTCACGCTGCTCTGCGATCGGATGGGCCTCGACGTCTGGGACGTGATCGACGCCGCGTCTACGAAGCCGTACGGGTTCGTCGCGTTCTACCCGGGGCCGGGCGTAGGCGGACACTGCATTCCGGTCGATCCGTACTATCTGCTCGCCAAGGCCCGGGAGTATGATTTTCACGCCCGGTTTATTGAACTCGCGGCGACCGTTAACGACAGCATGCCGTACTATGTGATTTCTCGCACGCACAGCGCGCTTGAATCGCGGGGCAAGACGATTCGTGGCGCCGACGTGCTCGTGCTCGGAGTTGCCTACAAGCGTGACGTGGCGGACGCGCGGATGTCCCCCGCCACGAAGATCATCGAGTTGTTGGGCAAACGCGGAGCGCGGGTTCGCTACCATGATCCGCATGTGCCGGAGATCATGCTGCCGAATCCGGGGCGGCTGACCTCGATACCCCTGACAGATGAGGCACTGACCGGGAGCGATTGCGTGATCATTACCACGGATCACAGCGCCGTGGACTACGATCGCGTCCTCGCGCGCGCCCCGCTGATACTCGACACGCGGAACAGGCTCCGCCGGCTCGAGGGACGCAATCGCGCGGACCACGTCCTGACGTTGTGA
- a CDS encoding alpha/beta hydrolase, protein MITDQHLLEAGDPVAHPARVATRIDAVSGVREDAMFVRRGGHDLFCVLYRPLGSVRRTVIICRSFLGEAEMLYRFEVGAARAFAAMGYAAVRVHYRGTGHSHGDRSTATVNDMADDVKTAANVAAKMTQSESLAFIGIRAGTLVAATAVAESAGIPLALWEPVADGARYVPAFVRAQNALVLATEGSQRKTIAQVRQEIETKGCADALGFPIHRALYESLAACRLREILACAARPVLLVQVGMRDEWKAEHATLGNALAAAGSRVERALITGENPANWFVLPDVHSSGVLLESTARWLEGLRDNP, encoded by the coding sequence GTGATTACGGATCAGCACCTCCTCGAAGCGGGAGACCCCGTCGCACACCCGGCGCGGGTGGCCACCCGCATCGACGCTGTGTCAGGCGTGCGCGAAGACGCGATGTTCGTGCGGCGCGGCGGTCATGACCTCTTCTGCGTACTCTACCGACCGCTCGGCTCGGTACGACGGACCGTCATCATCTGCCGCTCGTTTCTCGGAGAGGCGGAGATGCTGTATCGTTTCGAAGTCGGCGCGGCGCGCGCGTTTGCGGCCATGGGGTACGCGGCAGTCCGCGTCCACTACCGGGGGACCGGGCACAGCCACGGCGACCGCAGCACCGCAACCGTGAACGACATGGCCGACGACGTCAAGACCGCCGCCAATGTCGCGGCCAAGATGACGCAATCCGAATCGCTGGCATTCATCGGGATTCGGGCGGGTACGCTCGTCGCTGCGACGGCCGTCGCCGAAAGTGCAGGGATTCCTCTCGCCCTGTGGGAGCCGGTGGCGGACGGCGCCCGATACGTTCCGGCGTTCGTCCGCGCGCAGAACGCCCTTGTGCTGGCGACCGAGGGCAGTCAGCGGAAGACCATCGCCCAAGTGCGGCAAGAAATCGAGACGAAGGGCTGCGCCGACGCCCTCGGATTTCCCATTCACCGTGCGCTCTACGAAAGCCTGGCCGCGTGCCGGTTGCGGGAGATACTTGCATGTGCGGCGCGCCCGGTCTTGCTGGTTCAAGTGGGGATGCGGGACGAATGGAAGGCGGAGCACGCAACGCTCGGCAACGCGCTCGCCGCCGCGGGGTCACGGGTCGAGCGCGCGTTGATCACCGGCGAAAATCCCGCCAACTGGTTCGTGCTTCCCGACGTGCACTCCAGCGGCGTCCTGTTGGAGAGCACCGCGCGGTGGCTCGAAGGTCTCCGGGACAACCCATGA
- a CDS encoding response regulator transcription factor: MDRVRVLIVDDTTLMRQGLKSLLEHHDGVEFVGEATNAADATELAARLRPDVILLDVDMPGLDAAEAIRLTKQHHPEVEIIALAEDTDHQRAMRALEAGATGFVLKDISPDDLIRAIDAVCHGRTLMDPYVARQLIERLQTIIQHNNHNNNGNNHENGVQLGGLSGRELEILLEVTRGATDREIGQKLFLSTSTVKSHIHSILGKIGVKNRTQAVAYVLTNGLVRRRLPV, from the coding sequence ATGGACAGAGTGAGGGTGCTCATTGTAGACGACACAACCCTGATGCGACAGGGCCTCAAGAGTCTTCTTGAGCACCACGACGGCGTCGAGTTCGTGGGCGAGGCGACGAACGCCGCTGACGCCACCGAGCTAGCGGCGCGGCTGCGGCCGGATGTGATCCTGCTGGACGTCGACATGCCGGGCCTCGATGCCGCCGAGGCGATTCGTCTGACCAAACAGCACCACCCCGAGGTCGAGATCATCGCGTTGGCCGAGGATACGGACCATCAGCGTGCGATGCGCGCCCTCGAGGCCGGGGCGACGGGCTTCGTGTTGAAGGACATCAGCCCCGACGATCTCATCCGGGCGATCGACGCCGTGTGTCACGGCCGTACCCTGATGGACCCGTACGTCGCCCGGCAGCTGATTGAGCGGCTGCAAACCATCATTCAGCACAACAACCACAACAACAACGGTAACAACCACGAGAACGGCGTGCAGCTCGGCGGGCTGTCCGGGCGGGAGCTGGAAATCCTTCTTGAGGTGACCCGCGGCGCAACCGACCGGGAGATCGGGCAGAAGCTCTTTCTGAGCACCTCGACCGTGAAAAGCCACATCCACTCGATCCTCGGCAAGATCGGCGTGAAGAACCGGACCCAGGCCGTCGCCTACGTCCTGACAAACGGGCTGGTGCGGCGGCGTCTGCCGGTGTGA
- a CDS encoding acyl-CoA dehydrogenase family protein, which translates to MDFEPSKEQKELREAVVRFARRELADDVAGRDARGEFSRILWQRCASFGVQGFPIPEDYGGSGLDPLSLAIALEALGYACADNGLLFSLGAQMWSCQMPILTFGREDQKRRFLPGLCDGSLIGVQAMTEPASGSDAFGLTTRAERTTGGYVLNGTKTFITNAPVADVFVVFARTGGEGFWGVSAFLVERNTPGLSVSREIHKMGLRTSPMGEVVCEDCEVPEDTLLGPLGGGLTVFNSSMEWERGYILACAIGTMQRQLERCIRYAKERRQFGQPIGKFQAVSHRLVDMQVRLETSRLLLYKLGWLRAAGQNTSAASATAKLHVSEAFLASSLDAVQVHGGYGYTEEYELERDVRDAVGGRLYSGTSDIQKNIIAGRLGL; encoded by the coding sequence ATGGATTTCGAGCCTTCGAAGGAACAGAAAGAACTGCGTGAAGCCGTGGTGCGTTTTGCGCGCCGCGAGCTCGCCGACGATGTCGCCGGGCGGGACGCTCGCGGGGAATTTTCGCGGATCCTGTGGCAGCGGTGTGCCTCGTTCGGCGTGCAGGGATTTCCGATTCCCGAGGACTACGGCGGAAGCGGTCTGGACCCGCTGTCGCTTGCGATTGCGCTGGAGGCGCTCGGGTACGCCTGCGCGGACAACGGTCTGCTGTTCTCTCTCGGCGCCCAGATGTGGAGCTGCCAGATGCCGATCCTTACATTCGGCCGGGAGGATCAGAAGCGGCGATTCCTGCCGGGGCTATGCGACGGATCCCTCATCGGCGTGCAGGCGATGACGGAACCCGCATCCGGCTCAGATGCGTTCGGGCTCACGACGCGGGCGGAGCGGACCACCGGGGGCTACGTCCTGAACGGCACGAAGACATTCATCACCAACGCCCCGGTCGCGGACGTCTTCGTCGTGTTCGCCCGCACCGGCGGCGAGGGATTCTGGGGCGTCTCCGCGTTCCTCGTCGAGCGCAATACCCCGGGCCTTTCGGTCAGCCGCGAGATACACAAGATGGGTTTGCGGACCTCTCCGATGGGAGAGGTCGTGTGCGAGGACTGCGAGGTGCCGGAGGACACCCTCCTAGGCCCGCTCGGAGGGGGCTTGACCGTCTTCAACTCATCGATGGAGTGGGAGCGCGGGTACATCCTGGCATGCGCGATCGGCACGATGCAGCGGCAGCTCGAACGCTGCATCCGCTACGCCAAGGAGCGCCGACAGTTCGGCCAGCCGATCGGCAAGTTTCAGGCTGTGTCCCACCGGCTGGTGGACATGCAGGTGCGACTCGAGACCTCCCGGCTGTTGCTCTACAAATTGGGATGGCTGCGCGCGGCCGGCCAGAACACGTCGGCGGCATCGGCCACGGCCAAACTCCACGTCAGCGAAGCGTTCCTTGCGTCAAGCCTCGACGCCGTGCAGGTCCACGGAGGCTACGGCTACACGGAAGAGTACGAACTGGAGCGGGACGTCCGGGACGCCGTCGGAGGCCGTCTCTACTCCGGGACCTCGGACATTCAAAAGAACATCATCGCGGGAAGGTTGGGCTTATGA
- a CDS encoding amino acid adenylation domain-containing protein gives MRPYLLSHLVPEAACRRPDHTAVRDANGSISYGELDRRTNRLARVLRDAGVRPGARVGLFLSKSVDAITGVYGILKAGAAYVPLDPLAPAARLAYIARNCDIHCLVTGREKSDAWDELRRAGAPVDRFVVLDGRERDLPPPPAGTAHLAREALEASPDQAFPLPGISRDLAYILYTSGSTGQPKGVMLSHQNALAFVEWCRDYFRPRPTDVLSNHAPLHFDLTILDIYLAAMASSTLVVVAPETSVFPAQLAELIERERITIWYSVPSILTLLLLHGRLRAGRLPSLRHVIFAGEVFPTKHLRRLMALLPHAEFTNLYGPTETNVCTYYRVPPLPEDQTAPIPIGRAIANVEVFAVNDDGRRAARGEVGELHVRGDTVAYGYWGNAEGTARAFIEHPFGATAERVYRTGDLVQETPDGDFLFLGRRDHQIKSRGYRIEIGDIEAALHSHPQVAACAVIAVPDDVVGSRLKAFVVPQQGPLTDGELARFSATLLPKYMVPESFTFLETLPQTSTGKVDRGALAAALKATEATRPAAPATPA, from the coding sequence ATGAGACCGTACCTCTTGTCGCATCTCGTGCCGGAGGCCGCGTGCCGCCGCCCCGACCACACGGCGGTTCGCGATGCGAACGGTTCCATCTCGTACGGTGAGCTCGACCGCCGGACCAACCGGCTGGCGCGGGTGTTAAGGGATGCCGGCGTACGACCAGGGGCCCGAGTGGGATTGTTCCTGTCCAAGTCGGTGGACGCCATCACGGGTGTTTACGGCATCCTCAAAGCCGGCGCCGCCTACGTCCCGCTCGATCCTCTTGCGCCCGCCGCGCGGCTTGCCTACATCGCGCGGAACTGTGATATCCACTGCCTCGTGACCGGCCGCGAAAAATCGGACGCCTGGGACGAATTGCGGCGGGCCGGGGCGCCGGTCGACCGTTTCGTCGTCCTGGATGGCAGGGAACGTGATCTGCCCCCGCCGCCCGCCGGGACGGCGCATCTGGCGCGGGAGGCCCTTGAGGCCTCGCCGGACCAAGCATTCCCGCTGCCCGGAATTTCGCGGGATCTCGCGTACATTCTGTACACTTCCGGGTCGACCGGACAGCCCAAGGGGGTCATGCTCTCGCACCAGAACGCGTTGGCCTTCGTCGAGTGGTGTCGTGACTACTTCCGGCCCCGTCCCACCGATGTGCTCTCCAACCACGCGCCGCTCCACTTCGACCTGACGATCCTAGACATCTACCTCGCGGCCATGGCGTCCTCAACGCTCGTCGTCGTTGCCCCCGAGACGTCGGTCTTCCCGGCGCAGCTGGCCGAGCTTATCGAGCGGGAGCGCATAACAATCTGGTATTCCGTGCCGTCGATCCTGACGCTGCTCCTGCTCCACGGCCGCCTCAGGGCGGGCCGGCTCCCGTCCCTGCGCCACGTGATCTTCGCAGGCGAGGTGTTCCCGACCAAGCACCTCCGGCGCCTCATGGCGCTCCTGCCGCACGCCGAATTCACGAATCTCTACGGTCCGACGGAGACCAACGTCTGCACCTACTACCGGGTGCCCCCCCTGCCGGAGGATCAAACGGCCCCTATTCCGATCGGGCGCGCTATCGCCAACGTCGAGGTCTTTGCCGTCAACGACGATGGGCGGCGGGCCGCGCGGGGCGAGGTCGGCGAACTGCACGTCCGGGGCGATACCGTGGCCTACGGGTACTGGGGGAACGCGGAGGGCACGGCGCGCGCCTTCATCGAGCATCCGTTTGGTGCCACCGCGGAGCGCGTGTACCGCACCGGCGACCTCGTGCAGGAGACGCCCGACGGCGATTTCCTGTTCCTGGGCCGCCGCGACCACCAGATCAAGAGCCGCGGCTACCGCATCGAGATCGGCGACATTGAAGCCGCCCTGCACAGCCACCCGCAGGTTGCGGCGTGCGCGGTCATCGCCGTGCCCGATGACGTGGTCGGCAGTCGGCTCAAGGCGTTCGTCGTGCCGCAGCAGGGGCCACTCACGGACGGCGAACTGGCCCGCTTTAGCGCGACCCTGCTGCCCAAGTACATGGTCCCCGAGTCGTTCACGTTCCTTGAAACCCTGCCGCAGACGTCGACCGGCAAAGTCGATCGCGGGGCCCTGGCGGCCGCGTTGAAGGCCACGGAAGCGACCCGGCCGGCCGCCCCAGCCACTCCGGCGTGA
- a CDS encoding polysaccharide biosynthesis tyrosine autokinase, producing MEVWKYYRVLRRWRWVIVAAMIAGVLGGLAFYRPGIHDYSATAILLVPSADSAAFSTHQTQGPGQTRGLAVLGRIWSSDIAERVIQDLHMNESVYGFHLRLAAAQDKDNPLIHIAVSGRTPREAIALANAVADTVAQDDRDAGQRDFTVARELVERQLTTAQAQEQALQAQLLAFERANQADLSSPALVQITSLQTQLQDNDVALREVQARLTSTNAQLQQQGPTRTERELTTNPQTESIRTQLLNAEISLTGELAYHTESHPHVIALKKQIDGLKAQLAAALTQAENARQIVHNALYDSLTAARINLVTDEMALEAKRDAWQQVIAATARQLPVVAQKKAQQAGYSRAIGDLDRMIQSLTQQVSDARLREQAAQAQANVSVVDRAQSAQANPFRAEGFVLMFALMLGLLLGVGLAGLLEYLDNTVKTPQRAEGILGVPNLAAIPSHNPPFNEAYRMLRVNLTALEHDKPEIFAFTGVKPGVGTSTVVANTARAFARAGRRTIVVDAAVERPVLHSRFGVPNDIGLADVLNARATLAEALVPTGVRNLEVLPAGTVAADEGAVDGRFGSTAMRDLLTALHGRADVVLFDTSPASIFSATLDLAPLMSGVILAIDARQVPRGLELQAKTQLTRVGASLLGMVLTRMRPDLVDSYYYYDRQLKPQRPGLSPAMAATGLAVLIGAAGLVAALLLRRAGLHLPAFGEVLVRWAPFLHFGVFGGR from the coding sequence ATGGAAGTCTGGAAGTATTACCGGGTTCTGCGACGGTGGCGGTGGGTCATCGTTGCCGCGATGATCGCGGGCGTCCTCGGCGGGCTGGCCTTTTACCGGCCCGGCATCCACGACTACAGCGCCACGGCGATCCTGCTGGTGCCGTCGGCCGACAGCGCCGCGTTCTCGACCCACCAAACCCAAGGGCCGGGGCAGACCCGAGGGTTGGCGGTCCTCGGGCGCATCTGGAGCTCCGACATTGCCGAGCGCGTGATTCAAGACCTCCACATGAACGAAAGTGTGTATGGGTTCCACCTGCGGCTGGCCGCCGCGCAGGACAAGGACAACCCGCTCATCCACATCGCGGTGAGCGGCCGGACCCCGCGCGAGGCCATTGCGCTCGCCAACGCGGTGGCGGACACGGTCGCACAGGACGACCGGGACGCCGGACAGCGGGACTTCACCGTCGCCCGTGAACTGGTGGAACGTCAGCTCACCACGGCGCAGGCGCAGGAACAGGCGTTGCAGGCGCAGCTCCTGGCTTTCGAGCGTGCGAACCAGGCGGACCTCTCGTCGCCGGCGCTCGTCCAGATCACCAGCCTCCAGACGCAGTTGCAGGACAACGACGTGGCGCTCCGGGAGGTGCAGGCCCGGTTGACCTCCACGAACGCCCAGTTGCAACAGCAGGGACCGACGCGAACCGAGCGCGAGCTCACGACCAACCCACAGACAGAGAGCATCCGAACACAGTTGCTGAACGCGGAGATCTCCCTCACGGGCGAGCTCGCATATCATACGGAGAGCCACCCTCATGTGATCGCGCTCAAGAAGCAGATCGACGGGCTCAAGGCACAGCTGGCCGCCGCGCTGACTCAGGCCGAGAACGCACGGCAGATCGTCCACAACGCGTTGTACGATTCCCTGACGGCGGCGCGCATCAACTTGGTGACGGACGAGATGGCGCTCGAAGCGAAGCGGGACGCATGGCAGCAGGTGATCGCCGCCACTGCGCGCCAGCTTCCCGTGGTGGCCCAGAAGAAAGCGCAGCAGGCCGGCTATTCCCGTGCCATCGGGGACCTCGACCGGATGATCCAATCGTTGACTCAGCAGGTCAGCGACGCCCGGCTGCGCGAGCAGGCGGCGCAGGCTCAGGCCAACGTGAGTGTGGTCGATCGTGCGCAGTCGGCGCAGGCAAACCCGTTCCGGGCTGAGGGATTCGTCCTGATGTTCGCGCTGATGCTCGGGCTGCTCCTCGGCGTCGGCTTGGCCGGTCTGTTGGAGTACCTCGACAATACCGTAAAGACGCCGCAGCGGGCGGAAGGGATCCTCGGCGTTCCCAACCTGGCCGCGATTCCGTCGCACAATCCTCCGTTCAATGAGGCGTATCGGATGCTGCGCGTGAACCTGACCGCGCTCGAACACGACAAACCGGAGATCTTTGCGTTCACGGGCGTGAAGCCGGGGGTCGGGACGTCGACGGTGGTCGCAAACACCGCACGTGCGTTTGCGCGGGCAGGCCGCCGGACGATCGTCGTCGATGCCGCGGTGGAGCGGCCTGTGCTGCACTCACGCTTTGGAGTGCCGAACGACATCGGCCTCGCAGACGTGCTGAACGCCCGCGCGACCTTGGCCGAAGCCCTGGTGCCCACCGGTGTCCGGAACCTCGAGGTCCTGCCGGCCGGCACGGTCGCGGCGGACGAAGGCGCGGTCGACGGACGCTTTGGCTCAACGGCCATGCGAGATCTGCTGACGGCGCTGCACGGGCGGGCGGACGTCGTGCTTTTCGATACCTCGCCGGCGTCGATCTTCTCTGCGACGCTGGACCTGGCACCGCTCATGTCCGGGGTTATCCTGGCCATCGACGCCCGCCAGGTGCCTCGCGGGTTGGAGCTGCAGGCCAAGACTCAACTGACCCGCGTCGGCGCCAGTTTGCTCGGGATGGTGTTGACCCGTATGCGCCCGGATCTGGTTGACAGCTATTACTACTACGATCGCCAGCTCAAGCCGCAGCGGCCGGGACTGTCGCCGGCGATGGCCGCTACGGGACTGGCGGTGCTGATCGGGGCGGCCGGCCTCGTGGCGGCGCTGCTCCTCAGGCGCGCCGGGCTGCACCTGCCGGCATTCGGCGAGGTGCTGGTGCGGTGGGCACCGTTCCTCCATTTCGGCGTCTTCGGCGGTCGTTAG